The following are encoded in a window of Bos indicus isolate NIAB-ARS_2022 breed Sahiwal x Tharparkar chromosome 7, NIAB-ARS_B.indTharparkar_mat_pri_1.0, whole genome shotgun sequence genomic DNA:
- the RGS14 gene encoding regulator of G-protein signaling 14 isoform X6 gives MEEFLKKEFSAENVTFWKACERFQQIPASDTQQLAQEARNIYQEFLSSQALSPVNIDRQAWLGEEVLAEPRPDMFRAQQLQIFNLMKFDSYARFVKSPLYRECLLAEAEGRPLREPGSWRPGSPDTTRKKPKLKPGKSLPLGVEELGQLPPAEGRPLRKSFRRELAGGAANTALRRESQGSLNSSASLDLGYLAFASSKSESHRKSLGSSEGENESRPGKYCCVYLPDGTASLALARPGLTIRDMLAGICEKRGLSLPDIKVYLVGNEQKALVLDQDCTVLADQEVRLENRITLELEVLALERLVRISAKPTKRLQEALQPILTKHGLSPQQVVLRLPGEKQPLDLEKLVSSVASQRLVLDTLPGIVVPSAAGVTIPQADDIPPCHSQGGPPRIQDKATNLPPPSLNSLAQVPSSITGKRQTCDIEGLVELLNRVQSCGAHDQRGLLRKEDLVLPEFLQLPAQGPNSQQPPPQVESAAQPKGSASDSTVHSAL, from the exons ATGGAG gAGTTCCTGAAGAAGGAGTTCAGTGCTGAGAATGTGACTTTCTGGAAGGCCTGCGAGCGCTTCCAGCAGATCCCGGCCAGCGACACCCAGCAG TTAGCTCAGGAGGCCCGTAACATCTACCAGGAGTTCCTGTCCAGCCAGGCGCTGAGCCCCGTGAACATcgacaggcaggcctggctcgGCGAGGAAGTGCTGGCAGAACCGCGACCGGACATGTTCCGGGCCCAGCAGCTTCAG ATCTTCAACTTGATGAAGTTCGACAGCTATGCGCGCTTTGTCAAATCCCCTCTGTACCGCGAGTGCCTCCTGGCGGAGGCCGAGGGTCGCCCCCTGCGGGAACCTGGCTCCTGGCGCCCCGGCAGCCCCGACACCACGAGAAAG AAGCCGAAGCTGAAGCCCGGGAAGTCGCTGCCGCTGGGCGTTGAGGAGCTGGGGCAGCTGCCACCTGCTGAGGGCCGCCCGCTCCGCAAGTCCTTCCGCAGGG AACTAGCCGGCGGGGCGGCCAACACAGCCTTGCGCCGTGAGTCCCAGGGATCGCTCAACTCCTCCGCCAGTCTGGACCTGGGCTACCTTGCCTTTGCCAGCAGCAAATCTGAG AGCCACCGGAAGAGCCTTGGGAGCTCAGAAGGTGAGAATGAAAGCCGACCAGGGAAGTACTGCTGCGTATACCTGCCTGATGGCACAGCCTCCTTGGCCCTGGCCCGACCCGGCCTCACCATCCGTGACATGCTGGCAGGCATCTGTGAAAAACGAGGCCTCTCTCTACCTGACATCAAGGTCTACCTGGTGGGCAATGAGCAG AAGGCCCTAGTCCTGGATCAGGACTGCACCGTGCTGGCAGACCAGGAAGTGCGGCTGGAGAACAGAATCACCCTCGA GCTCGAGGTGTTGGCGCTGGAGCGCCTGGTGCGGATCTCGGCCAAGCCCACCAAGCGGCTGCAGGAGGCGCTGCAGCCCATCCTCACAAAGCACGGCCTGAGCCCGCAGCAGGTGGTGTTACGCCTG CCAGGCGAGAAGCAGCCGCTGGATCTGGAGAAACTAGTGAGTTCGGTGGCCTCCCAGAGATTGGTTTTGGACACTCTCCCAG GAATTGTGGTGCCCTCTGCTGCAGGTGTGACGATTCCTCAGGCTGATGACATACCTCCCTGCCACAGTCAG GGTGGACCGCCTAGAATCCAGGACAAGGCCACCAACCTCCCTCCACCGTCCCTGAACTCGCTGGCCCAAGTGCCCAGTAGTATCACTGGAAAGCGGCAGACCTGTGACATTGAAG GCCTGGTGGAGCTGCTGAACCGAGTGCAGAGCTGTGGAGCCCATGACCAGAGGGGCCTTCTGCGCAAAGAGGACCTAGTGCTTCCAGAATTTCTGCAGCTGCCTGCCCAAGGACCCAACTCCCAGCAGCCTCCACCACAAGTGGAATCAGCAGCCCAGCCCAAGGGGAGCGCCTCGGACTCCACTGTCCACTCTGCCCTCTGA